The proteins below are encoded in one region of Halostella salina:
- a CDS encoding McrB family protein has translation MTVGDRKEDFVERIKRDSDFTDNTALSKMFGVSNAPRPLEGGFQLGTVNLESLDPSKDGIVLIGQYTFHPSKELWFAAFFHDDFSTFCDRLDRMEEFGEDGSDGTDVPHSDRNNNVRPYLAEDGQVYLHNSGYLDSLNPHRPELEPAVNIDKLVVTVYPPTSPTRQGLVARQWISYLKGMVGGSSLEEIQVWQPEPLPDGMRQSPQERGLDEIKTGIENQGGYFFDEQLRQYHVGLNHLDGKHFVILTGISGTGKTSLAMMYARAVHGINNEDEDDPLFFICPVRPDWTDPSGLTGYYDPLSEEYIVPPFLQAVLTANEHPESPVFVLIDEMNLARVEYYFSDVLSAIETGEPITLHENSDPVTGSTGEDIPPELTVPDNLYITGTVNIDETTHPFSDKVLDRAVTVDMSDVDIEGFLDHLEDDNPSLSEAIEASEDHLVDIWNLLEPHGLGFGYRVTEEIVRYVGFAQDEDLGSDRENLDHAVAQKILVKLNGSQSERQLLVDLQDKFETENMPECKEIVSRLLDELDEMGSFQSMR, from the coding sequence ATGACAGTTGGCGACCGCAAAGAGGACTTTGTAGAGCGGATCAAGAGAGATTCTGACTTTACAGATAACACGGCCCTCAGTAAGATGTTCGGGGTTTCGAACGCTCCTCGCCCGCTCGAAGGGGGTTTCCAGCTCGGTACGGTAAATCTTGAGAGTCTGGATCCCTCGAAAGACGGGATTGTTCTTATCGGACAATATACATTCCATCCCTCGAAGGAACTGTGGTTTGCGGCGTTCTTCCATGACGACTTTTCCACATTCTGTGACCGGCTAGACCGAATGGAAGAGTTTGGCGAGGATGGGAGCGATGGTACTGATGTTCCACACAGCGACCGGAACAACAATGTTCGACCCTATCTTGCAGAGGATGGGCAGGTCTACTTGCACAACAGCGGATATCTCGACAGTCTCAATCCACATCGTCCTGAACTAGAACCGGCCGTCAATATCGACAAACTGGTTGTGACGGTCTATCCCCCGACGTCACCCACCCGCCAGGGTCTGGTCGCAAGGCAATGGATTAGCTATCTCAAGGGAATGGTTGGCGGGAGTAGCTTGGAGGAGATACAGGTCTGGCAGCCTGAACCGTTACCCGATGGTATGCGCCAGTCCCCCCAGGAGCGCGGTCTGGATGAAATAAAAACCGGTATCGAGAACCAGGGTGGCTACTTTTTCGACGAGCAACTAAGACAGTATCACGTTGGTCTCAACCACTTGGACGGGAAACACTTCGTGATTCTCACTGGAATTTCGGGGACCGGGAAAACGAGCCTAGCAATGATGTATGCCCGTGCAGTCCACGGAATTAATAATGAAGACGAAGATGACCCTCTCTTTTTCATCTGTCCTGTTCGGCCTGACTGGACCGACCCAAGTGGTCTGACTGGGTACTATGATCCGCTTTCGGAAGAGTACATAGTCCCTCCCTTCCTCCAAGCTGTACTCACTGCCAACGAGCATCCGGAATCTCCTGTTTTCGTTCTTATCGACGAGATGAATTTGGCGCGAGTAGAGTACTATTTCTCTGATGTCTTAAGCGCAATTGAGACAGGGGAACCAATCACCCTGCACGAGAATTCGGACCCGGTGACTGGAAGCACAGGAGAAGATATCCCTCCAGAGCTAACCGTCCCTGACAACCTGTATATTACTGGAACAGTGAATATAGATGAAACCACTCACCCATTCAGCGATAAGGTTCTGGACCGGGCCGTGACGGTCGATATGTCCGATGTGGACATAGAGGGCTTTCTCGATCACCTCGAAGACGACAACCCATCGCTCAGTGAAGCAATCGAGGCATCTGAGGACCACCTCGTCGACATCTGGAATCTCCTGGAGCCTCACGGTCTCGGGTTTGGTTACAGAGTTACCGAGGAGATTGTGAGATACGTAGGATTTGCACAGGATGAGGACCTCGGGAGCGACCGCGAAAATCTCGACCACGCAGTCGCACAGAAGATACTTGTAAAGCTGAATGGGTCACAGAGTGAGCGGCAACTCCTCGTTGATCTCCAAGACAAGTTTGAAACTGAGAACATGCCGGAATGCAAGGAGATCGTTTCCAGACTCCTTGATGAATTGGATGAGATGGGCTCTTTCCAGAGCATGCGGTGA
- a CDS encoding replication factor A: protein MSSNNASGKVVTVDEQAFEKAGGQAVDEDGFPVVDETPEFEAAVEQETQAKVDANHPDGIADTSKDRIHGVSLEQEERIRARDAELERISAQAELGTQDGREQRTRAVAAQGSKQRRREFQKRAASVDPMADPDRDDPRAALSQDELATVNTEADRLATRVDGWSRAAISRRLADAAVDGRDLTSAVVRVFEELQTAPGQVVPIGKLEDVDRKEVSVEGQIEVLWDSDSPAIAQVGLIADESGKTKVTIWEKSNAPWVEEGERVRIHGAARNWYEGRVSLAVTGWSTLHFPERGRWWDE from the coding sequence ATGTCTAGTAACAACGCTAGCGGAAAGGTCGTTACGGTGGATGAACAGGCATTCGAGAAAGCGGGCGGTCAGGCGGTCGATGAAGACGGCTTCCCGGTCGTCGACGAGACGCCGGAGTTCGAGGCGGCGGTCGAGCAGGAGACGCAGGCGAAGGTGGATGCGAACCACCCGGACGGGATCGCGGACACGAGCAAGGACCGGATTCACGGTGTCAGCCTCGAACAGGAGGAGCGCATTCGGGCGCGGGACGCCGAACTGGAGCGCATCAGTGCCCAGGCCGAGCTGGGCACGCAGGACGGTCGGGAGCAGCGCACGCGAGCGGTCGCCGCACAAGGGAGTAAGCAGCGCCGGCGGGAGTTCCAGAAACGGGCCGCGAGCGTGGACCCGATGGCCGACCCCGACCGGGATGATCCCCGGGCAGCACTCTCCCAGGATGAACTGGCGACAGTGAACACGGAGGCAGACCGACTCGCGACGCGGGTGGATGGCTGGTCGCGTGCGGCGATCAGTCGACGCCTGGCCGACGCAGCCGTCGACGGCCGGGACCTGACGAGTGCGGTCGTGCGGGTGTTCGAGGAGTTGCAGACGGCGCCGGGGCAGGTGGTTCCAATCGGGAAGCTCGAGGACGTCGATCGCAAAGAAGTGAGTGTCGAAGGTCAAATCGAGGTGCTTTGGGATAGTGACTCGCCAGCCATCGCTCAAGTTGGCCTGATCGCAGACGAAAGCGGGAAAACGAAGGTGACGATCTGGGAGAAATCGAATGCCCCCTGGGTCGAAGAAGGTGAACGGGTGCGCATCCACGGAGCAGCGAGAAATTGGTACGAAGGACGCGTTTCACTAGCCGTCACTGGCTGGTCAACCCTTCATTTCCCGGAGCGTGGCCGCTGGTGGGACGAATAG
- a CDS encoding DNA cytosine methyltransferase, with product MTPVDDFKAVGEDGLIRNKLDRMRQTGEMRVLDLFAGCGGLSLGFETAGYEIVGGIEKNDYAASTYAENIHREASSAVKKFHSKARDISEVDPEEYVEEHPNLNEVGRDVDVLVGGPPCQAYTRVGRAKLRDVAEDPEAFLNDPRSNLYLQYLEFVQKTKPAVILIENVPDILNYDGHNIAREVAEVLDELGYSPRYTLLNASYYGVPQMRERMFLLAYHEDVAADPEFPEPTHYHELPSGYQGSRDVALQEVETPQTTLEDPTRKKTYFSPIPEPEDDLPSAVTAHEAIGDLPEITRHLRGELERGARRFDDLSPYPGSSHSDYAEKMRNWPGFESSDGVWDHTIRNLPRDYPIFRRMNEGDEYPAAHEHAMDLFREKLQELEEQGERPEPGSEEYEELKDSIVPPYSTDKFPNKWWKMERDNPVRTLMAHLQKDSYTHIHYDDEQARTLSVREGARLQSFPDGFEFEGTMNPAFRQIGNAVPPLLALSLATKISEVLPVSDDGKSRHKKVHSA from the coding sequence ATGACTCCTGTAGACGATTTCAAGGCTGTCGGTGAGGATGGACTTATCAGAAATAAACTGGATCGTATGCGCCAGACCGGAGAGATGCGCGTTCTTGATTTATTCGCAGGTTGCGGCGGCCTCTCACTGGGCTTCGAGACCGCTGGCTACGAAATAGTTGGCGGCATCGAGAAGAACGATTACGCCGCTTCAACGTATGCGGAGAATATCCATCGAGAAGCATCTTCAGCGGTGAAGAAATTCCATTCAAAAGCTCGAGATATCTCCGAGGTTGACCCCGAGGAGTACGTTGAGGAACATCCCAATCTGAACGAGGTCGGACGCGATGTAGACGTTCTGGTCGGCGGTCCCCCATGTCAGGCCTACACCCGGGTGGGACGTGCAAAGCTAAGAGATGTCGCAGAGGACCCAGAGGCCTTCCTCAATGACCCGAGAAGTAACCTCTATCTACAGTATCTGGAATTCGTTCAGAAGACCAAGCCAGCGGTGATTCTGATCGAGAACGTTCCGGACATTCTGAATTATGACGGGCACAATATTGCTCGGGAAGTAGCCGAAGTACTGGATGAGCTTGGCTACTCCCCTCGATACACTTTGCTAAACGCGTCATATTATGGGGTTCCCCAGATGCGTGAACGGATGTTCCTTCTGGCCTATCATGAAGACGTCGCCGCAGACCCCGAGTTCCCGGAGCCCACTCACTACCATGAACTACCGTCCGGGTATCAAGGGTCACGGGATGTAGCTCTTCAGGAGGTCGAGACACCACAGACTACTCTGGAGGACCCAACGAGGAAGAAGACGTACTTCTCTCCCATCCCTGAACCCGAAGATGATCTCCCGTCCGCTGTGACTGCCCACGAGGCAATTGGTGATTTACCCGAGATAACCCGGCACCTTCGGGGAGAACTAGAGCGAGGGGCAAGACGGTTCGATGATCTTTCACCGTACCCTGGCTCCTCTCACTCCGATTACGCAGAGAAAATGCGAAACTGGCCGGGATTCGAGAGTTCAGATGGCGTCTGGGACCATACCATCCGAAACCTCCCTCGTGATTACCCCATCTTCCGACGGATGAATGAGGGGGACGAATATCCCGCGGCTCACGAACATGCAATGGATCTGTTCCGCGAAAAACTCCAAGAACTGGAAGAACAGGGTGAAAGGCCTGAACCCGGGTCAGAAGAATACGAGGAGCTAAAAGACTCCATAGTTCCCCCCTACAGCACCGACAAATTCCCCAACAAATGGTGGAAAATGGAGAGGGATAATCCAGTCCGGACGCTCATGGCTCATCTTCAGAAGGACAGCTACACCCATATTCACTACGACGATGAGCAAGCCCGGACCCTCTCCGTGCGCGAAGGCGCTCGTTTACAATCCTTCCCAGATGGCTTCGAATTCGAGGGTACAATGAACCCGGCGTTTCGCCAGATTGGAAATGCCGTCCCTCCGCTACTGGCTCTCTCACTCGCAACGAAGATCTCGGAGGTGCTTCCGGTTTCCGATGACGGGAAGAGTCGACACAAAAAGGTTCATTCTGCCTGA
- a CDS encoding homing endonuclease associated repeat-containing protein gives MKVEGDYTCDICGESFETNVEIAAHIAGHKRSITPDHIIEELRRVAEQKGRTPMQPEVEEETEFTAGAVQSTFGSWEEGLHEAGLEPLDQSYSETEVIDDLQRVAEMLGHSPSVSEMKAHGEVSPAVVKRRFGSWNTGLDAAELSTTKSAKVTPKEVISAIQTLGEDLGRPPTAYEMDEQGAYATKVAHRRFGSWNAALQEAGFDPHTRRNIPDEELLTELTRLCDELGHVPSTVDMREHGEITIYPYIRRYGSWKRAVEAAGMEYRGHPSGPDHPTWKGGYGDISYGPNWYKQRKRALERDSFECQMPGCPIDRETHRERWDRDLNVHHITPLGAFIDGDGVLDYERSNRLENLITLCQRHHTMWEEFAPLQPDIR, from the coding sequence ATGAAAGTCGAAGGAGACTACACGTGCGACATCTGCGGCGAATCGTTCGAAACGAACGTCGAGATTGCTGCCCACATAGCAGGCCACAAGCGGTCAATCACACCGGACCACATCATTGAGGAGCTCAGACGCGTCGCCGAACAAAAAGGCCGAACGCCGATGCAACCCGAGGTTGAGGAAGAGACAGAGTTCACAGCTGGTGCCGTCCAATCAACGTTCGGGAGTTGGGAAGAAGGACTACACGAGGCGGGGCTTGAACCACTCGATCAATCCTACTCAGAAACGGAGGTAATCGACGACTTACAGCGCGTGGCCGAGATGCTCGGTCACTCTCCGTCAGTGTCGGAAATGAAGGCACATGGGGAAGTGTCTCCAGCTGTGGTGAAACGACGATTCGGATCGTGGAATACCGGACTGGACGCTGCAGAGCTATCGACAACGAAATCGGCCAAGGTTACACCGAAAGAAGTAATCTCAGCGATTCAGACTCTCGGAGAGGACCTTGGGCGGCCACCGACCGCTTACGAAATGGATGAACAAGGAGCGTACGCAACGAAAGTCGCCCACCGGCGATTCGGTAGCTGGAACGCTGCACTTCAGGAGGCAGGTTTTGACCCACATACGCGACGAAATATTCCGGATGAAGAGTTACTGACGGAGCTCACTCGGCTCTGCGATGAACTGGGGCATGTCCCCTCAACTGTGGATATGAGAGAACACGGGGAGATCACGATCTATCCGTACATCCGACGATATGGATCATGGAAGCGGGCTGTGGAGGCAGCCGGGATGGAATATCGCGGCCATCCGAGCGGCCCAGATCACCCCACTTGGAAGGGTGGCTACGGGGACATCTCATACGGCCCAAACTGGTACAAGCAGCGCAAACGCGCCTTGGAACGGGACAGCTTCGAGTGCCAGATGCCGGGCTGTCCGATTGACCGCGAGACCCATCGCGAGCGCTGGGACCGTGACCTGAACGTCCACCACATTACGCCGCTTGGTGCATTCATCGATGGCGACGGAGTACTGGATTATGAACGGTCAAACCGACTTGAGAACCTGATTACGCTCTGTCAGCGCCACCATACGATGTGGGAGGAGTTCGCTCCGCTCCAGCCCGATATTCGCTAA
- a CDS encoding DEAD/DEAH box helicase, with the protein MSDNNTPTLDTVLNTEALEETFPDYEGQLADTITDPPKEAERVPATEVLPDTLAEKIDHDLYSHQAAAIQELQADNNVTVSTSTSSGKTWIYTLYFCIRKLQSPDARALFLYPTKALSADQERTINDLFDKLGIDALAETYDGDTKDDRKKLIRDRVDVVISNFAGINQYLDSHMKWRDAFQNCELVAIDECHTYTGVHGMHVSWVVRRLRRLLEHYGSAPQLVCSTATIGNPREHSELLTGADFEVIDEDGSPHGRREIAFWEPPLQETDGAVDGLAEDEIIPSMRRNADDEAAGALVHLAKNDVQTLMFTDSRQGTEIGVKRAMNAARNHPGGQYVNIEPYHAGLSKRKRRSVENQLGSNDLDGVISTSALELGIDIGSMDATVLAGYPGTRQSFWQRIGRAGRGTTDSLSVFVTQSDAIDQYILNNPEYVLEENVEDAVVDLSNNPVYAKHVLCAASERPLTQSDAKWFGSEDRLARTIDMWQAAGQMVGDLDRGAQHNGSARPQSDISMYATTDEQYEVRQLDGEIDMEPLDKERVYREFYPGALVLHDGDQYEVQEVVEDRIRPYVTLEESHSPNYTQAIHDKRITDLEVERSYELDNGYQLCAGMGTVHINYSAYNVRNIHSGEMVNAMVPIDLDPISIRTQLMWIAFPNEAVDQVLREIPVESYIRPTEKSEFPSMGEEKFTMAGGLHGGEHGMIKMAPLELRLDNSDMGGLSTLRHSEVDSPVWFIHDAVEGGIGFSHSIYENFEAVAQRTLERIDGCDCGRDIGCPACLMSSQCGNQNEPLHRPASVGLLEKALEQVRRISNQST; encoded by the coding sequence ATGAGCGATAACAACACCCCAACACTCGATACGGTCCTGAATACCGAAGCGCTCGAAGAGACGTTTCCGGACTACGAAGGTCAGCTTGCCGATACGATCACCGACCCGCCGAAGGAAGCAGAAAGGGTCCCAGCTACCGAGGTGCTTCCGGATACGCTCGCAGAGAAGATCGATCACGACCTCTACAGCCATCAGGCAGCGGCGATCCAGGAGTTACAAGCGGACAACAACGTGACAGTCTCCACATCCACGTCCTCCGGGAAGACGTGGATCTATACGCTCTACTTCTGCATTCGGAAGCTGCAGAGTCCGGACGCCCGTGCACTGTTCCTTTACCCGACGAAGGCACTCAGCGCGGACCAAGAACGGACGATCAACGACCTTTTCGACAAGCTCGGAATCGACGCTCTCGCCGAGACATACGACGGTGATACGAAGGACGACCGGAAAAAGCTCATCAGAGACCGCGTCGACGTCGTCATTTCCAATTTTGCGGGAATCAACCAGTATCTGGACTCCCACATGAAGTGGCGAGATGCCTTCCAGAACTGTGAGCTCGTGGCCATCGACGAGTGTCACACATATACTGGTGTTCATGGGATGCATGTCTCGTGGGTTGTTCGTCGACTCCGCCGATTACTGGAACACTATGGGTCAGCTCCCCAGCTCGTCTGTTCAACGGCCACCATTGGGAACCCACGTGAACACTCTGAACTGTTGACAGGGGCCGACTTCGAAGTGATCGATGAGGACGGGAGCCCACACGGTCGCCGAGAGATCGCGTTCTGGGAGCCACCACTTCAAGAGACAGATGGCGCCGTCGATGGATTGGCAGAAGACGAGATCATCCCCTCGATGCGACGGAACGCCGACGATGAGGCCGCGGGGGCACTCGTCCATCTAGCGAAAAACGACGTTCAGACGCTGATGTTCACTGACTCGCGGCAGGGCACGGAAATCGGTGTGAAGCGCGCGATGAACGCTGCTCGGAACCACCCCGGAGGCCAGTACGTCAATATCGAGCCCTATCACGCTGGGCTTAGTAAACGGAAACGCCGTTCCGTGGAAAATCAGCTCGGCAGCAACGATCTCGATGGAGTCATCTCCACGAGTGCACTAGAGTTGGGGATCGACATCGGGTCCATGGACGCCACAGTACTTGCGGGGTATCCCGGGACTCGGCAGTCCTTCTGGCAACGCATCGGTCGTGCGGGTCGTGGCACGACCGACTCCCTCTCCGTGTTCGTGACACAGTCCGATGCTATCGACCAGTACATCCTGAACAACCCAGAATACGTCCTCGAAGAGAACGTCGAGGATGCCGTGGTCGACCTCTCGAACAACCCAGTCTATGCCAAGCACGTTCTCTGTGCAGCATCTGAACGGCCGCTAACGCAGTCCGATGCGAAGTGGTTCGGGTCAGAGGACCGGTTGGCTCGGACCATCGATATGTGGCAAGCGGCCGGACAGATGGTGGGTGACCTAGACCGTGGTGCGCAGCACAACGGATCCGCTCGGCCCCAGAGTGACATCTCGATGTACGCCACGACTGACGAGCAATACGAGGTCCGTCAACTAGACGGCGAAATCGACATGGAACCCCTCGATAAAGAACGGGTTTATCGGGAGTTCTACCCCGGTGCCTTAGTTCTACATGATGGTGACCAATATGAGGTTCAGGAAGTTGTAGAAGATCGAATCCGTCCGTATGTGACCCTCGAGGAGTCACACTCACCAAACTACACCCAGGCGATCCACGATAAGCGGATCACCGACTTGGAAGTCGAACGATCCTACGAGCTCGATAACGGCTATCAGCTCTGTGCCGGAATGGGGACAGTTCACATCAACTACAGCGCCTACAACGTGAGGAACATCCATTCCGGCGAGATGGTCAATGCCATGGTGCCTATTGACCTAGATCCGATTTCGATTCGAACGCAGCTTATGTGGATCGCGTTCCCGAACGAGGCAGTCGATCAGGTTCTACGAGAGATTCCAGTAGAGTCCTATATTCGGCCGACCGAGAAGTCTGAGTTCCCCTCCATGGGCGAAGAAAAGTTTACCATGGCCGGTGGGCTCCACGGAGGCGAGCACGGGATGATCAAAATGGCACCCTTGGAGCTCCGTCTAGACAATAGCGACATGGGTGGATTGTCTACTCTTCGCCATTCCGAGGTCGATAGCCCGGTTTGGTTCATCCACGACGCTGTTGAGGGCGGTATCGGATTCTCCCACAGCATCTACGAGAACTTTGAGGCGGTTGCTCAGCGGACGCTTGAGCGGATCGATGGCTGTGACTGCGGCCGTGATATCGGCTGTCCAGCCTGCTTGATGAGTAGTCAATGTGGAAATCAAAACGAACCGCTCCACCGACCAGCCTCTGTTGGGTTGCTCGAGAAGGCGCTGGAACAGGTAAGAAGAATTTCCAACCAATCAACCTGA
- a CDS encoding DUF2357 domain-containing protein, with the protein MTELRVRKRESSGEWWRIWPDTCDIPSGIIEENEEYEFELVDVESPDETTLSIDGTPLEALRSPDDRTARWAWSPGFYSGLVRIDIGFATGKRARAEIEIDPQVAKLARDRYNRMIEDILEDTTALFSIGPYRAGIGQGFHHKLPPIARLEYIQSRLPRIVEVVNKIDENPVRVLKSREQEVSHHEARKVTGRELVKSLRSGTVLEETREPGSLPESLDGIYPATIRKQSVETGLDIQEHREIKAALVTWKDWLLAVSDCLEAAVDDSELGRRRSRWAARCRRMSDRLSQLLELSLFESVADISDTPTISSIYRRKPHYREFFHLYQEIEQGLSRVTGDALEVPISRTYDLYELWCFLRIARALAEDTRVDDPDVSDLFKETGPGELVLATNSVTLEYGDDFILAYQKSFGEYWREDDRVGSISRLMRPDIAIIGDDEPQEMLILDAKYRVDAGLNEALSSVHTYRDAIVREKEDGSIVRLVSGSFLLSPHEAEPVPDWRTASLPDRLFDDSYRNEFSIGAAPLKPGMSLEEIRDSIEKLCDDAGISFYGS; encoded by the coding sequence ATGACCGAGCTTCGTGTCCGTAAACGGGAGTCATCGGGAGAATGGTGGCGGATATGGCCCGACACCTGCGATATACCCTCCGGGATTATTGAGGAGAACGAGGAGTACGAGTTCGAACTGGTTGATGTAGAATCCCCTGATGAAACCACACTCTCCATTGATGGAACACCGCTTGAAGCTCTGCGGAGTCCCGATGACAGAACTGCCCGATGGGCTTGGTCTCCTGGTTTCTATAGCGGGCTCGTTCGAATCGACATCGGATTCGCTACCGGAAAACGTGCCAGGGCGGAAATAGAAATCGATCCGCAAGTTGCCAAACTCGCCCGTGATCGCTACAACCGGATGATTGAGGATATTCTCGAAGATACGACCGCCCTGTTTTCTATTGGGCCGTATCGGGCTGGAATCGGACAGGGCTTCCATCATAAACTTCCCCCAATCGCCCGTCTCGAATATATTCAGTCACGACTCCCGCGTATCGTAGAGGTTGTCAACAAAATCGATGAAAATCCGGTTCGTGTACTGAAAAGCCGGGAACAGGAGGTCAGCCATCATGAAGCGAGAAAGGTTACAGGGAGAGAATTGGTCAAGTCACTGCGGTCGGGAACGGTTCTAGAGGAAACACGGGAACCCGGTTCACTTCCAGAGAGTCTCGACGGTATCTATCCTGCAACCATTCGGAAGCAATCGGTTGAGACGGGCCTCGACATTCAGGAGCATCGTGAGATTAAAGCTGCTCTTGTCACCTGGAAAGACTGGTTGCTGGCAGTTTCAGATTGTCTTGAGGCTGCTGTTGATGACTCGGAACTCGGTCGTCGAAGGTCTCGCTGGGCGGCACGATGCCGGAGAATGTCTGACCGGCTCAGTCAGCTGCTTGAACTTTCGCTATTTGAATCGGTCGCCGATATTTCTGATACTCCGACTATCAGTTCTATATACCGCCGGAAACCCCATTATCGGGAGTTCTTTCACCTGTATCAAGAAATAGAACAGGGTCTGTCCCGTGTAACGGGAGACGCCCTTGAGGTACCTATTTCGAGAACTTACGACCTCTACGAGTTGTGGTGTTTCCTTCGTATCGCAAGAGCCCTTGCCGAAGACACCCGAGTTGATGACCCAGACGTTTCGGACCTGTTCAAGGAGACTGGCCCTGGCGAACTAGTTCTCGCGACAAATAGTGTGACGCTGGAGTATGGGGATGATTTCATACTGGCCTATCAGAAGAGCTTCGGGGAATACTGGAGGGAAGACGATAGGGTGGGTTCAATTTCACGACTGATGAGACCAGATATTGCTATTATAGGTGATGATGAGCCGCAAGAAATGCTCATTCTGGATGCGAAATACCGTGTTGATGCTGGACTGAATGAAGCTCTCTCCTCGGTGCACACGTACCGGGATGCTATAGTTCGGGAGAAGGAAGATGGGAGTATCGTCAGGTTGGTTTCCGGCAGCTTTCTCCTGTCTCCACATGAGGCAGAACCTGTTCCAGACTGGAGAACGGCGTCGTTACCTGACCGGCTATTCGACGACAGCTACAGGAATGAGTTCTCGATTGGTGCCGCACCGCTCAAGCCAGGAATGAGTTTGGAAGAGATTCGAGATAGCATCGAGAAGCTCTGTGACGATGCCGGTATTTCCTTCTACGGGAGCTGA